The genomic interval GATAATACTAAGATTTCAGACTCATTTACTGGATTATAACCAATTTTAGTTCTATATGTTCCAGAGTAAGTTCTTTCAACTTCAAATAATTTACCATCTCGTATGGTATATAAACTGCTTGCAAACAAAGCATTTGCAGCGCAAATGCTTATCATCATAGATAAAATTTTTCTCATAAAAAATAACTCCTTATTTTTTTCATATAATACCATAAAATTTTTTAAAAAATAACTTTTGTAACTAAAAATTTTTGTAAATAATTTTTTTATATAAGTTAGTTTTTTATTTATTTTAATGAAATTTAATGAATTATAAAATTTTATAATTATTTTTATTTAACTGAAAAACTTATAATTTTTAAATTAGTTTAAATATTTAATCAGTATTTTTTAATTATTATATATTGTTAGCTTTTGTAAATTTAAAATACATTAAAATTTTTTAATTTATTAACTCATAGTTTAAGATTATTTTCTTGGATATTTAAAATTTAGTTGTAATGATTTTAATCAGGTAATGTAAATTTAAACGCTGATATTTTTAAAGTAGTGTAGGTAATTTTTTTTTGATTATTTTAATTTTTATAGCTGATGTATTAAAATATGTAGTGGTGCCCGGAGCCGGAATTGAACCGGCACGAAGTTGCCTTCGCCAGATTTTGAGTCTGGTGCGTCTACCAATTTCACCACCCGGGCGCAATAAATCATATAAAATTTTGTTAAAAGATGGAATTATAACTAAAAAATTTTAAAATTTGATTAAAATAAAAAAAGCCCCAAAATTTTGGGGCAATAATAATTTTAAAAGATTATTTCTTTTTGCATTTTCCGCTTTTGCAAGATTTGCTACCTTTTGCAGCTTCAGCAACAGCTTCTTTAAGTTGTTTACCAACTTTAAATTTTACAACTTTTGTAGCAGGTGATTTGTAAGTTCTGTTTGTACCTGGAACTTTACCTTCTCTTGCTGCACGCTCAGCCAAGCCGAAAGAGCCGAAACCGATGAAACTGATAGAATCACCTTTCACAAGAACATCTGAAATAACTTCCAATGCTGAATCTACAACTTCTGTTGCAACTTTTTTTGTTGAGCCGGTTTTCTCGGCTACTGCTTGAATGAATTCTGCTTTTTTCATTCTAAATCCTTTGTATTAAAGTTTTGTAATGCCATTATAAAATATTTTTAACAAAAAAACAATACTTTTTTGCCTGAAATTCGCACTTTTATAATAAATTTTACAAAATTTTATTAAATTTGGTGAAATTTCAGCTTAAAATTTTATAAATTTATATAATTTTATATAATATTTCGGTTCGGTTCTGTATTTTATGAATTTCTATAAGTTTTAAATCCGTAAAATTAAAAGCTATAATTTTTTTATTGTTATCGAGTTGATTTTGTGCGATTTCTTTTAAAATTTTACCTCTGAAATATTTTGCAAAATGGCTGATTACCTTTCCATTTTTAATAAATTTCATAGTTAAATACTCTTTTTTAATATCATAAAATTTATTATAAAATCCTGCTCTTAAATCAAGTATATCATCATTTTCGATAAATTTATCAATGTTTTCGCTAAAATTTTGTTTATAAAAATTTTCTATATTTATATCGCAAAATTTTTCACCTTGTTTAAGTTTATAGTTCGGTATGGCATTTTCGGCAAGAATCGGGCCGAAAAGATTTGAAAAAATTATTACGTTTTTATCTATGAAATTTTGTGCTTGTTTATTTAAAGAGCGATATTGCAGAGCTTTATAAGCTACACCGTTATAGCGCAAAATCGCTTTTATCGTGCCTAATTTAAAAATTTCATTTTTGTAGTGCAAAATTTCAGTTTCTTTTTTTAAGCCAAAAACACGTGAAAGTTCTGTTATAGCGGCATTTTGCACAAAATTATCATAAAGTTTTAAAATTTCAAAGCGTTTTTTATAAAGTTCATTAAAAATAAAATTTTTATAATTTATAGGTGGCAAGTCGGAAAGAGAAATTTTATCTTCCGCCGGACTGAAAAGAATCTTCATAAGATTTTCCAAAAAAGTGGTGCGCCCGGAGGAATTCGAATCCCCGGCCTTTTGAACCGCAATCAAATGCTCTATCCAGCTGAGCTACGAGCGCACAAAATAAAATGTGCATTCTACACAAGTTTTCCTTAAAATAAGCAAAAATATAAATTTTTTTAAATTTAAACTTTTCATAACTAGAATTATATTATCATTACATTAAAATTTTTAGAAAAGGGCTGAAATGATCCATAAAATTCTTATCGCAAATCGCGGTGAAATCGCGGTTAGAGTTATTAGAGCGTGTAGAGATCTGCACTTAAAAAGTGTAGCTATTTACACAAAACCGGATGCTGACTGTCTGCATGTAAAAATTGCAGATGAAGCTTATGAAGTCGGTGCGGAACCATTGAAAGGTTATCTAGATCCTAAAATCATCGTAGAAACAGCAAAAAAATGTGGAGCCGATGCGATTCATCCGGGATATGGATTTTTGAGCGAAAATTACGATTTTGCAAAAGAGGTTGAAGATGCAGGACTTACTTTTATAGGTCCAAGACCCGATGTAATTCGCAAAATGGGAAATAAAAATATAGCAAGATATTTGATGAGAAAAAATGGAATTCCGATAGTTCCGGGAACTGAAAAATTAAATAATGAAACTATGGATAAAATAAAAGAGTATGCTCGTAAAATCGGTTATCCTGTTATTTTAAAGGCAAGCGGCGGCGGTGGTGGTCGCGGAATTCGTGAAGTTTGGGATGAAAAGGATATGGAAAGTTCTTTTGAAGCTTGTAAAAGAGAAGCCAAAACATTTTTTAATAATGATGAAGTTTTTATGGAAAAACTTATCGTAAAACCTCGCCATATAGAATTTCAAATATTAGGTGATAATTACGGAAATATAATTCACCTTTGCGAGCGTGACTGCTCTATACAAAGACGACATCAAAAAATAATTGAAATTGCGCCTTGCCCAAGTATAAGCGATAATCTAAGAAAAGTAATGGGTGTAACCGCCGTGGCCGCTGCAAAAGCCGTGGGATACTCAAATGCAGGAACAGTTGAATTTTTGCTTGATGATAATAACGATTTTTATTTTATGGAAATGAATACAAGAATTCAAGTAGAACATGGTGTAACCGAAGAAATTACCGGAACAGATTTGGTTGTAAGACAAATAAGAATTGCAAGCGGTGAAATTTTGGAACTTGAACAAAGTGATATCAAACCGCACGGATTTGCGATAGAAGCTCGTATAACAGCTGAAAATGTTTGGAAAAATTTTATTCCTACTCCAGGAACGATAACAGGATATTATCCGGCTCTTGGTCCATCAGTGCGAGTTGATAGTCATATTTATAAAGATTATAAAATTCCGCCGTTTTATGATTCACTTCTTGCAAAACTTATCGTAAAAAGTACAGGATATGATTTGGTTGTAAATAAGCTGGAGCGTGCACTTAAAGAATTTAAAATCGAAGGCGTACAAACAATTATTCCGTTTTTGCTTGCTATCAGCAAAAGCAGAGAGTTCAGACGCGGTTTTTTTGATACAAGTTATGTGGAGTCGAATTTACAAAAAATACTTGACGCAACGAACGATCCGATGAATCCGCAAAAAAAAGATGATGAAGTAGTAGCTGCCGTTTCCGCGGTAATGCAAATGATAAATGAGAAAAAATAATGAATGATTTTTTTGACAGTTTAAAAGATATAAAAAAAGAGCTTGAAAAAGATAAAAAGCCGAAAAAAACAAAATCGCAGGTTACTAAACTTGAAAATTTCGATATCAGCGAAGATGAAAAAGTTGAGTTTAAAAGCGAATTCGATTTACAAAAAGAGAGTATCACATCACGTGAAAAGCGCCTGCAAAATGAATTTTTAGCTTATATAAAAGGCGAAAATATTAAAAAGATTGATAATTGATATAATTGGAGGAAATTAATGAGAATATTTATTGTTTTAATTGCTTTTTGTTTGTCGGCTTTTTGCGAAAATTTTGAAAGTAACAGTTCTTCGCAAGAGAGATTTGAAGTACAAAAAACAAAAAGTTGGGGTGAACATTTACTAAAAGGCAAAAAACCGCCGCTTAATGAATATGCAGCTTTTTATTT from Campylobacter hominis ATCC BAA-381 carries:
- a CDS encoding HU family DNA-binding protein, producing MKKAEFIQAVAEKTGSTKKVATEVVDSALEVISDVLVKGDSISFIGFGSFGLAERAAREGKVPGTNRTYKSPATKVVKFKVGKQLKEAVAEAAKGSKSCKSGKCKKK
- a CDS encoding YaaA family protein gives rise to the protein MKILFSPAEDKISLSDLPPINYKNFIFNELYKKRFEILKLYDNFVQNAAITELSRVFGLKKETEILHYKNEIFKLGTIKAILRYNGVAYKALQYRSLNKQAQNFIDKNVIIFSNLFGPILAENAIPNYKLKQGEKFCDINIENFYKQNFSENIDKFIENDDILDLRAGFYNKFYDIKKEYLTMKFIKNGKVISHFAKYFRGKILKEIAQNQLDNNKKIIAFNFTDLKLIEIHKIQNRTEILYKII
- a CDS encoding acetyl-CoA carboxylase subunit A, with the translated sequence MIHKILIANRGEIAVRVIRACRDLHLKSVAIYTKPDADCLHVKIADEAYEVGAEPLKGYLDPKIIVETAKKCGADAIHPGYGFLSENYDFAKEVEDAGLTFIGPRPDVIRKMGNKNIARYLMRKNGIPIVPGTEKLNNETMDKIKEYARKIGYPVILKASGGGGGRGIREVWDEKDMESSFEACKREAKTFFNNDEVFMEKLIVKPRHIEFQILGDNYGNIIHLCERDCSIQRRHQKIIEIAPCPSISDNLRKVMGVTAVAAAKAVGYSNAGTVEFLLDDNNDFYFMEMNTRIQVEHGVTEEITGTDLVVRQIRIASGEILELEQSDIKPHGFAIEARITAENVWKNFIPTPGTITGYYPALGPSVRVDSHIYKDYKIPPFYDSLLAKLIVKSTGYDLVVNKLERALKEFKIEGVQTIIPFLLAISKSREFRRGFFDTSYVESNLQKILDATNDPMNPQKKDDEVVAAVSAVMQMINEKK